Proteins encoded by one window of Anomalospiza imberbis isolate Cuckoo-Finch-1a 21T00152 chromosome 20, ASM3175350v1, whole genome shotgun sequence:
- the MKS1 gene encoding tectonic-like complex member MKS1 codes for MAGAARCGGSAVYRSRDPVRNLRLRVRIQRVAPAGPLLPRVPPLASPESPGRADRAADAGAVPLRVTAASRAGAQRPPEDEEEEVEVGWQEKLFSQFEVDLYLNESACQTPLDWQYHEEIRKLEKAGGRKNCRIFTYTDHDRFTNLEELCQKVTDLDHEVPSYLVERMANVRRRRQDRRPVEASSLKSKIITWEPSEEFIKNNHVINTPVQTMYIMGDLGPYGKLGHREYENVLCTIKVDGNGVITVKPDFTGTKGAYRIELDGEKREVWEYTIENASAQVQPEEEEREQRVFRELYGRHRDYLSGLVGSDFEMPLPGTLRLLVNGEIVSAQGYEYDNLYVHFFLELPNQWSSSPFQQLSGVTQTCATKAVGWDNVAYFCYPFTVEMLYTQEDEESLPQWPVLYFEVLSLDFWQRYRVEGYGSLVLPTCPGVHMLTIPTWRPVGLGPVAEMRRFFIGGSPELEDLTYIRIPSTFKGKRLSRFGFRTETTGSVTFRLCCLQQSRAFLENSALRQRMQSVLDRLGGFSQQSSVYNVLEAFQRARRRMQEARESLPQDLINTSASAVPQPLEP; via the exons atggcgggcgcggcgcggtgCGGGGGTAGCGCCGTGTACCGCTCCCGGGACCCCGTCCGCAACCTGCGCCTACG GGTCCGTATCCAGCGGGTCGCGCCGGCCGGGCCTCTCCTGCCGCGGGTGCCGCCGCTCGCCAGCCCCGAgagcccgggccgggccgacCGCGCCGCCGATGCGGGAGCGGTGCCGCTGCGGGTCACCGCGGCCTCTCGCGCAGGCGCCCAGAGACCCCcggaggacgaggaggaggaggtcgAGGTGGGGTGGCAGGAGAAGCTCTTCAGCCAG TTTGAGGTGGATCTGTACCTGAATGAGTCAGCCTGCCAGACTCCCCTGGACTGGCAGTACCATGAGGAGATCCGGAAACTGGAGAAGGCTGGAGGTCGGAAGAACTGTCGCATTTTCACCTACACTGACCACGACCGATTCACCAACCTAGAGGAG ctctgccagaaGGTAACTGACTTGGATCATGAAGTGCCATCGTACCTGGTTGAGAGGATGGCCAATGTGAGGAGGAGAAGACAGGACCGAAGGCCTGT AGAAGCAAGTTCTCTGAAGTCAAAAATCATCACCTGGGAACCTTCAGAAGAATTTATAAAGAACAATCATGTAATTAACACACCTGTCCAGACCATGTACATCATGGGGGACTTGGGACCTTATGGGAA GCTTGGTCACAGGGAGTACGAAAATGTGCTTTGCACAATCAAGGTGGATGGCAATGGGGTGATCACAGTGAAGCCTGACTTTACTGGCACCAAAGGAGCCTACCG GATCGAGCTGGATGGAGAGAAGCGAGAGGTGTGGGAATACACTATTGAGAATGCATCTGCCCaggtgcagccagaggaggaggagcgtGAGCAGCGTGTGTTCAGAGAA CTGTACGGGCGGCACAGGGATTACCTCAGTGGGCTCGTGGGCTCAGACTTTGAAATG CCTCTTCCTGGTACTCTGAGACTTCTTGTGAATGGAGAAATAG TTTCAGCTCAAGGCTATGAGTATGACAACCTTTATGTGCATTTCTTCCTGGAGCTGCCTAACC AGTGGTCAAGCTCGCCGttccagcagctctcaggagTGACACAGACCTGTGCTACCAAGGCAGTGGGCTGG GATAATGTGGCCTACTTCTGCTACCCCTTCACTGTGGAGATGCTTTACACCCAAGAAGATGAAG AGAGTCTCCCTCAGTGGCCTGTTCTCTACTTTGAGGTCCTATCCCTGGATTTCTGGCAGAGGTATCGTGTGGAAGGATATGGGTCCTTGGTGCTGCCAACATGTCCAG GTGTCCACATGCTCACCATCCCCACCTGGCGTCCTGTGGGTCTGGGACCTGTTGCTGAAATGAGGAGGTTTTTCATTGGGGGATCGCCTGAGCTGGAGGATTTAACTTACATCCGGATACCATCGACCTTCAAG GGAAAGCGCTTGAGCCGCTTTGGTTTCCGGACAGAGACCACAGGGAGCGTCACGTTCCGGCTCTGTTGCCTACAGCAGTCCAG AGCCTTTCTGGAGAACAGTGCCCTGAGACAGCGCATGCAGAGTGTACTGGACCGACTGGGAGGCTTcagccagcagagctctgtCTACAATGTCTTGG AGGCTTTCCAGCGGGCACGGCGCCGGATGCAGGAAGCGCGGGAGAGCCTTCCCCAGGACCTCATCAACActtctgcctctgctgtgccccagCCACTGGAGCCGTGA